A stretch of DNA from Malus sylvestris chromosome 9, drMalSylv7.2, whole genome shotgun sequence:
atttgattgaaagtagttgagaaaatatgaaattgtggtgtaaggtagatggagaagaagtggtatttatagaaaagtaaaaacaattttttacaatattttttcagattttttacaatttttttcggattttttacaattttttttaaatttttattcaaataattaatctctgccgttggattttaaaaattttgaattccaacactccagattgtgccacgtgtcacaacggtaacttttcttaattttaaaactattttttcttttttttttaatttataaagcagattaatatcaaccgttgatctcagatcgaacggttgatataaaATTAGCTTTTTTTTATGACCGTTGCAAATCGGACGGTTTGTATTAAAGAACCGTTAGGATCGAACAGAccatgggaagccacgtggcttcccaacggtaatTGGGTGGCTGGGCCCGTGCCCTGAATTCCTGTCGGGCGTCGCGCCCCCACTCACGAGTGAGGGGCACGCGCctgacataaaaaaaatataaaaaaaaagcccGGACCCAGGCCTGACGTCACGGGCCTTGAGCCACATGCCTGTTGATTGCCCACCCCCCGGCCCTcaggctcccaccctcactcgggctcTCCATGGCTGGAGAAGAACCAACcggccctcgggccctttcctgGTGCTTGTCCCCCGAGCAAAGAGCAAGGCTGGACTTGCTCTCACGTGGGCACCATcaactttgtcatttttttattcttttctctcttctctttcattttttatttttttatctctctccatttatatttatattttataataacCAAATTACTAAATTATCCTTGcatgatttgatatattattttaaacaagttttgaattttttggtcTGTGGAGCAGTTTGGTCCAATTATTTTTGTCGAAGAGGGTGACACCAAATTGGCATGCTGGCTTTATACTTAATAGATAAACAAAAGTGGGGTTTTCGACTAAAAGCCTCtaattttcttgtgttttcttgTACGTTGACCATTAGTTTCTGATTATCTGCTGAAGGTAGTCAGATAGAGTTCATCCACGCAAACCATATCGCCGGTGAGTCCTTCGTGGCAGAAACCTAATGGACCAATAGCGATAAGGAGAATCCACTCTGGATTTCATTCATTCCACGTCAGACTGTCAGTGACACTTTCTTACTGTTCCTTTCAATCGTGGGCTTTTCATGTGTTATCTGTACTTAATTATGTCTTTCCATTAATGGCAGAACCAAGCACAAGTACAAACAATCTCTGACTTTGTCCCACTCAAGGAACCTCTGCATTGAAGTAAAATAATCTGGGAAATATTTGGGAGTTGGACTTGGAGGTATGTAAACCTAGCCCTTCGagatttttctgttttgttcAGGAAAGTTGGTATTTTGAGTAACTTCTGTTTGGTTGATGAGAAAATAAATGAAACTCCCGAGAAAAAGTCTCCTGCTTTGTATTGTATCTCAAGAGAATTATGGTTTCTAGATGTGGAGGATTTGCGTTGGTTGTAAATTGAAATTCTTTCATAATTAACCAGTCAAACAATCTTAAGCTTTTGTGTTTTGTCTGGTATAAAGTTGGCCTTTTGTGTCTccgtttggttgctgagaaaataacTGAAACTAACAAGAAAAGGTCACATGCTTTAATGTTGTACTTGTAAAATATTTGCTCTCTAGTACTAGTACTTCCTCATAATTTTTCTTCAAGGGATTCTTACATGTAACGGCTGTGATTTCACATGACGAGTGAGATAGAGAGCGGAGATAAACCACTGGTTATCACTATTGTTGTATATATTGGAGTTAGTTCATGCATGATACCCTTTTTCAGGAACACATGGCTATAGTTCCAATATGCTACAAAATACCATATAGAGGCTGTGCTGAATCAAATCACTATGTAATCGGACAGAGGGACAGAGGGTTTCGATGTGATTGTATTCCAACTTCCGAAAATAATGCAAGAAGACATAAGAATCTTGGGATGGTTTGGTATGCCGCATCAGATTCTGGGAACCATTTGAGATCCTTGGATTCTTACTTTGGGAAGCTCCAAAACGTCACAAATGTGCCTCTGGATGATTCAAACACGACAAGGGAGCAACCACTCAGTAAAAATAATGGTCAGCTGAGATTAAAGGAGGGTTTGGAGTCTCTTGATGATTATCTTGGAAAACTAAGAAATAAAGGTAAAATTATCTTCCCAGCTGAGTCGATTGTGTGTGTTACTTTTAGAAATGACATTTTAAttcttatattttatattaactCAGATGGAGACTCGACGAAAACATCTAGTTCTGTTGATCTTGCTACTGAAGACATTCCAATTGCAAAACCATCAGCTATCAATCGGGATTCCGGAAAAGGTGATGAGAGGGTACTGAGGGCATATAGAAATCCTATACGTAAAAGGGATGATCTTGGTCCAAAGAATTCTACAGACTCGCTCGAGTATAATGAAATCTCTGATCTCTACTTGATGTAAGACCCTGCCCTATCTAAATAGACTCATAAGTTTGTATATAAACCGCAGTTTTATGTTCTGCCAGTTTTATTTTCGATTAAAATTTTGTGACCGGTATATTTATTCATATAATATTGGGAACCGAAAATCCAAGTTAAATCTGGGAGCTCCTCAGGAATAATTACATTTTGCTTCTTTGTTCTTTATGTTGGATGCAGAAGCATATTAGGTTCTGTAAACATTGCAGTTTTTCTGTTCGAGATTGCGAGTCCTGTTAGGAACACTGACTTAGGGCTCTTCTCTCTTCCATTGCTATATGGAGCAAAGATAAATGATTTGATCCTGGTTGGAGAATGGTGGAGGCTAGTCACACCCATGTTTCTGGTACAAGACTGACGATTCGGTTCGTGTTTCGATTCTGTTTCCATTTCAACATTATCTGTGATAATTTGCATTAGCTAGTTAACCACTGGATTTGAATGTGAACATATCAAATAATTATAGGGCTTTGCACATTACGAGAGATTTATCTGGCCTTAACATTTATGAAACGTCCAGTTTGTTGGTTCTTAGTATAATGCAGCACATATATGCTTTCTGGTTTATGAAATATCTGCAAGATCCGCCTCACAATTTGTATCGATTAAGAAAATAGTAGGAACTCCTAAAGCAATACATTCTTGAAGAGCATTTGCATATTCTTCTTCCTGATCAACGATTATCACGTGGCTCATGTAAATTATGCAGCACTCGGGGCTTTTCCACATAGCTGTTGGTTGCTGGGGACTTGTTGTATTTGGGCCTAAAGTGTGCAGAGGCTATGGATCATTCACATTTTTCTTGATTTACATACTCGGAGGAGTCTCCGGCAACTTGATTAGCTTTCTTCATACACCAGAGCCCACTGTTGGTGGAACGGTAAGCAGCTCAGCTCCTCAAATTCCACTTCATTTTCTACGAATCTAGTTaccctttttctcttttcttcccgATGTGCTTTAAGTTCGTAATGTGATTGCAGGGACCAATATTCGCCATGATCGGAGCTTGGCTCGCTTATCAGGTCCAAAACAAGGACATAATTTCCAAGGATATTTCGGAGAATATGTTCCAAAAGGCTGTCATAACCACGCTTCTTAGCTTCACTTTGAGCATTTTCTGTCCTATT
This window harbors:
- the LOC126582452 gene encoding RHOMBOID-like protein 9, chloroplastic isoform X1, translated to MAIVPICYKIPYRGCAESNHYVIGQRDRGFRCDCIPTSENNARRHKNLGMVWYAASDSGNHLRSLDSYFGKLQNVTNVPLDDSNTTREQPLSKNNGQLRLKEGLESLDDYLGKLRNKDGDSTKTSSSVDLATEDIPIAKPSAINRDSGKGDERVLRAYRNPIRKRDDLGPKNSTDSLEYNEISDLYLISILGSVNIAVFLFEIASPVRNTDLGLFSLPLLYGAKINDLILVGEWWRLVTPMFLHSGLFHIAVGCWGLVVFGPKVCRGYGSFTFFLIYILGGVSGNLISFLHTPEPTVGGTGPIFAMIGAWLAYQVQNKDIISKDISENMFQKAVITTLLSFTLSIFCPIDDWTHFGAAFAGVAYGFLTCPTLQLDDASSSSASGQEEGIALVRRYADPCKSLFFFALFVLVLSSLLLFVEPPLNVIASDSSL
- the LOC126582452 gene encoding RHOMBOID-like protein 9, chloroplastic isoform X2; this translates as MVWYAASDSGNHLRSLDSYFGKLQNVTNVPLDDSNTTREQPLSKNNGQLRLKEGLESLDDYLGKLRNKDGDSTKTSSSVDLATEDIPIAKPSAINRDSGKGDERVLRAYRNPIRKRDDLGPKNSTDSLEYNEISDLYLISILGSVNIAVFLFEIASPVRNTDLGLFSLPLLYGAKINDLILVGEWWRLVTPMFLHSGLFHIAVGCWGLVVFGPKVCRGYGSFTFFLIYILGGVSGNLISFLHTPEPTVGGTGPIFAMIGAWLAYQVQNKDIISKDISENMFQKAVITTLLSFTLSIFCPIDDWTHFGAAFAGVAYGFLTCPTLQLDDASSSSASGQEEGIALVRRYADPCKSLFFFALFVLVLSSLLLFVEPPLNVIASDSSL